Proteins encoded together in one Lathyrus oleraceus cultivar Zhongwan6 chromosome 5, CAAS_Psat_ZW6_1.0, whole genome shotgun sequence window:
- the LOC127080601 gene encoding uncharacterized protein LOC127080601: MSQIIKAFSELGCSSRSKINNRTLVPATLNNDKIELDQDTFQNQELEIQEMENRLVNWSMPEIKFKEIYKIGTFDFKSQKIIHTVESATSVSNKHETINLLNKKLLETHYREGYRYIHLGLIQIAIKPLHKLGLNTPILLVLRDTRIKDFHNSTIAIVESNLNDGPVYFNCHPNYSMSLADEFTKNSLVIYVQGLSDNFKLGVVNIDVISRITYKVSNVNYDFKSLKTTPRNETCIIEANLSRSNVMTPKILTASDIIEKFPQEWIL, translated from the coding sequence ATGTCTCAAATCATCAAGGCTTTTAGCGAATTAGGATGTAGTTCACGGAGTAAAATTAATAACCGAACCTTAGTTCCTGCTACCTTAAATAATGATAAAATTGAATTAGATCAAGATACCTTCCAAAACCAAGAATTAGAAATTCAGGAAATGGAAAATAGATTAGTTAACTGGTCTATGCCAGAAATTAAATTTAAAGAAATATATAAAATTGGTACTTTTGATTTTAAAAGTCAAAAGATTATTCATACTGTTGAATCCGCTACTTCTGTTAGTAACAAGCATGAAACTATTAATTTGTTAAACAAAAAATTATTAGAAACACATTATAGAGAAGGTTATCGCTATATCCATCTAGGATTGATTCAGATAGCTATAAAACCATTACATAAACTAGGATTAAACACCCCTATATTGCTAGTTCTTCGAGACACTAGAATTAAAGATTTTCATAATTCAACTATTGCTATAGTTGAATCAAATCTTAACGATGGTCCAGTCTACTTTAACTGCCATCCCAATTACTCTATGAGCTTGGCTGATGAATTTACTaagaattcattagttatatACGTCCAAGGTCTAAGTGATAATTTTAAACTTGGAGTTGTCAATATTGACGTTATTAGTAGAATTACCTACAAAGTCTCTAATGTTAATTATGATTTTAAATCACTCAAAACTACTCCAAGAAATGAAACTTGTATTATTGAAGCAAATCTTAGCAGGTCTAATGTTATGACCCCAAAAATACTGACTGCTTCGGATATTATAGAAAAATTCCCTCAAGAATGGATATTATAA
- the LOC127078575 gene encoding (S)-8-oxocitronellyl enol synthase CYC2, whose translation MVQHSSSSSYHPEIEKKMAATKEKKSVAIIFGVTGLVGRELAKKLIFQSCWKVYGIARNQETLISNTLLSPYYKFISCDLLNPLETQKKLSLLQDVTHVFWVTWASEFPLDTQESCDQNKAMMSNALDCLLSNAKNLKHVSLQTGTKHYVSLQTPFDEQKKLYYYNEESPRMSRSHNFYYALEDLLMEKLNGKVYWSVHRPGLLFGNSIRSFYNFMGSLCVYGSICKKLNLPFVFGGTKKCWEESYIDGSDARLVADQHIWSATKSVVVSTNGQAFNSINGPSFIWKEIWPIIGKKLGVIIVPQEMFDGNFWYSKAMIEKEQVWEEIVEENGLVKTKVENLANWEFLDALFRFPFKLMGSRDKVDEYGFGVRYKTLNSILYWIDCMRDEKVIP comes from the coding sequence ATGGTTCAacactcatcatcatcatcatatcATCCAGAGATAGAAAAAAAAATGGCAGCTACAAAGGAGAAAAAAAGTGTTGCCATAATCTTTGGTGTCACGGGACTTGTTGGGAGAGAGTTAGCCAAGAAACTAATTTTCCAATCTTGTTGGAAAGTTTATGGCATAGCTAGAAATCAAGAGACACTAATATCAAACACCCTTTTGAGCCCTTATTACAAATTCATTTCTTGTGATTTGCTTAACCCTTTGGAGACTCAAAAAAAGTTATCTTTATTACAAGATGTAACACATGTGTTTTGGGTCACATGGGCTAGTGAATTTCCACTAGACACACAAGAGAGTTGTGACCAAAACAAAGCTATGATGTCAAATGCTTTGGATTGTTTGCTCTCAAATGCAAAGAATCTAAAACATGTTTCACTTCAAACAGGTACAAAGCACTATGTATCCCTTCAAACCCCTTTTGATGAACAAAAGAAATTGTATTATTACAATGAAGAGTCTCCAAGGATGAGTAGAAGCCATAATTTCTACTATGCATTAGAGGATTTGCTTATGGAGAAATTGAATGGTAAGGTTTATTGGTCAGTGCATAGGCCTGGTTTATTGTTTGGAAATTCAATTAGATCATTTTATAATTTTATGGGGAGTTTATGTGTTTATGGGTCTATTTGTAAAAAATTGAATCTCCCTTTTGTGTTTGGTGGAACAAAAAAGTGTTGGGAGGAGTCCTACATTGATGGTTCGGATGCTAGGCTCGTAGCTGATCAACATATTTGGTCAGCTACAAAAAGTGTTGTTGTTTCTACTAACGGACAAGCTTTTAATTCAATCAATGGCCCAAGTTTCATTTGGAAAGAAATTTGGCCAATTATTGGGAAGAAATTGGGAGTTATTATAGTTCCTCAAGAAATGTTTGATGGAAATTTTTGGTATTCAAAAGCCATGATTGAGAAGGAACAAGTTTGGGAAGAGATTGTGGAGGaaaatggattagtgaaaacaAAAGTTGAAAATTTGGCTAATTGGGAATTTTTAGATGCTTTATTTAGATTCCCTTTTAAGCTTATGGGGAGTAGAGATAAAGTTGATGAGTATGGCTTTGGTGTAAGGTATAAGACATTGAATTCAATATTGTATTGGATTGATTGTATGAGAGATGAGAAGGTGATTCCTTAG